The following proteins are encoded in a genomic region of bacterium:
- a CDS encoding polysaccharide export protein gives MLLLSTCLAEADGEPTLTDRPVEVVEVEYPTSEFIAETTYRVGADDFLKITILGYPDLSGSYHVDPEGYLNLPYLEDFVAVGYTPHELRKKLIEAWTPYLGHPQIGLEVLEYSSCRVYVLGEVKDPGLYTYRVRMSLIEALAAASGFSGNPVKSEVAIIRVLPDVTRLYLVDVRGILEEGLANLDVPLAAGDIVYVPRTFIGDWNEFLNNIAPTLRAVFDANRLYNLGW, from the coding sequence TTGCTGCTGCTCTCCACTTGTCTGGCCGAGGCCGACGGGGAGCCCACCCTGACCGACCGGCCCGTGGAGGTCGTGGAGGTCGAATACCCAACCTCCGAATTCATCGCCGAAACGACCTACAGAGTCGGCGCGGACGACTTCCTGAAAATCACCATCCTCGGTTATCCCGATCTCTCCGGCTCCTACCACGTGGACCCCGAAGGTTATCTGAACCTCCCCTACCTGGAGGATTTCGTCGCCGTAGGGTACACTCCCCACGAGCTGCGCAAGAAACTGATCGAGGCCTGGACCCCCTATCTGGGCCATCCCCAAATCGGTCTCGAGGTTCTGGAATACTCAAGCTGCCGGGTATACGTGCTGGGTGAGGTGAAGGACCCCGGCCTGTACACCTACCGGGTGCGGATGAGCCTGATAGAAGCCCTGGCCGCAGCCAGCGGGTTCTCGGGCAACCCCGTGAAGAGCGAGGTCGCCATAATCCGCGTATTGCCGGACGTGACCCGCCTCTACCTGGTCGACGTGCGGGGCATCCTGGAGGAAGGTCTGGCGAACCTTGACGTGCCGCTGGCCGCCGGGGACATCGTTTACGTCCCCCGCACGTTCATCGGCGACTGGAACGAGTTCCTCAACAACATCGCCCCCACGCTGCGCGCCGTATTCGACGCGAACCGCCTCTACAACCTGGGCTGGTAG